A section of the Phaseolus vulgaris cultivar G19833 chromosome 8, P. vulgaris v2.0, whole genome shotgun sequence genome encodes:
- the LOC137825195 gene encoding uncharacterized protein → MHRVGNKASVRVSRTPPDEQTGQIRQPSSTKGTWAEEVPRIVWAYHSTPQSTTKETPFNLVYGSDVMIPVEIQENSPRFQNFVVEESNEERKVNLDLLDEVREEAKIKAEALKRRVEYKYSSKLRPRQFQVTDLVMRKAHPYQLENKLSPKLSLRNGVYRLETLEGGAIPRTWNATNLKFYFS, encoded by the coding sequence ATGCACAGAGTTGGGAAtaaagcaagtgttcgcgtcagtagaacacccccagacgaacagACAGGTCAAATCCGCCAACCGAGTTCTACTAAGGGGACCtgggcagaagaagttcctagaatcGTATGGGCCTATCACAGCACCCCTCAGTCCACCACCAAGGAAACGCCATTTAATTTGGTATACGGTTCGGACGTTATGAtcccagtagaaatccaggagaactcACCACGTTTCCAGAATTTCGTAGTCGAAGAATCGAAcgaggagagaaaggtgaacttgGACCTACTAGACGAGGTGAGGGAAGAAGCAAAGATCAAAGCTGAAGCTTTGAAAAGGAGGGTAGAGTACAAGTACAgctccaagctgagacctcgaCAATTTCAGGTcaccgacctggtgatgaggaaggctcacccgtaccagttagaaaacaagttatccCCCAAGTTATCCCTCAGAAATGGGGTGTATAGGCTCGAGACGTTAGAAGGTGGTGcaattcctcgcacttggaatgcAACCAATTTGAAATTTTACTTTAGTTAA